The Microscilla marina ATCC 23134 genome contains the following window.
CAAGGCCTTAAAAAATTACCCTATCAAAACACCCGATAGAATAGCTCTCCAGCACACCCTATTGGCAAAATACCTCATGTTCAATAAGCAAATACGCCAGGCTTTGCCCCACTTGCAAGCTGCCCAAAAGCTGTCGAAGCGCCCGTTGACCGAGTTGCTTTGGTGCCATACTTTTGGGCTGTATCTAAGTCGGTTAAATGCTCCTAATCGCACCCGCCAGGTATTTGCCCGTTGCGATTCGTTGTTGGTACGTGCCCTTGCTGCTGCCCCCGATGCCCCCACCCGCAAGGCTATCAGCGCTCAGGCAATAGCCATGTATGACGATGCCCTCAAGCTAAAGACACTGCCCAACAGCATCCGCTTAAGCTACCAGGGACAGCTTAAGCTTGCCCAAAAGAACCTAAAGTTTGCTAACAAAACCCTTAAGCTCAAAGAAGATTACTATAGTCAACAGTTGGGAAGTGTTGGCTTGCCTCGAGATAACCAACCAACTCAAAGTAACAAGGGCTGGCAAGGGGTAATAGTGGGACTGAGCGTATTGATAGGTTTGGCAGGAGTGGCGTTTGGCTGGCGCATACGGCAACGCAATAAACAAGTGCCTGTACCTACACCTGACCCCATAGCTAAAGAAAATGCCTTGGTAATGGAGGTGGTGCATGTCTTAGACACAAAGGGCATCAAACTAAAATTCATAGACCAAGAGGCAGTCAGGCTATTGTGTAGGGGAGAGTCTTACAGTAAAATAGGCAAAGAGCTCAACGAAAAAGGCGATACAACCAAAACCCGACTAAACAGGTTTGCCAAAAATGCCGGGTATGCAAGTATGCTGGAACTGATAAAAACACTAAGAAATACGTAAAATCTGGTCAAAACTACGGTTACCTCAAAAAACTTTAAAAAAAAGTAGCGGGG
Protein-coding sequences here:
- a CDS encoding tetratricopeptide repeat protein, translating into MKQLTLMILWLLGGLGSPQAQTNFTETYKKAYAFTTTQPDSALYWAHKSLPLAYTPQQSYDANYLLAYTAYKLCLPGLAIQGYQKAAQIAPNTTKKYKAINNLASTYLAIGDYKKADSLNKQSIAYFAKQKDTYSLSYAYELKGMILKKQDNDSALTVLHKVIRLRQQVDAKNIGIAYHELAAAFVHFGLKDSAVVYQRKALKNYPIKTPDRIALQHTLLAKYLMFNKQIRQALPHLQAAQKLSKRPLTELLWCHTFGLYLSRLNAPNRTRQVFARCDSLLVRALAAAPDAPTRKAISAQAIAMYDDALKLKTLPNSIRLSYQGQLKLAQKNLKFANKTLKLKEDYYSQQLGSVGLPRDNQPTQSNKGWQGVIVGLSVLIGLAGVAFGWRIRQRNKQVPVPTPDPIAKENALVMEVVHVLDTKGIKLKFIDQEAVRLLCRGESYSKIGKELNEKGDTTKTRLNRFAKNAGYASMLELIKTLRNT